A stretch of DNA from Streptomyces venezuelae:
GGGCCGTCACCTCACGCCATACGGAGGCGAGCAGCGCGAGCTCCTCCGGCCGTGGCGGGTGCAGCCGCAGGAGGTAACGGGCGAGGCAGGCCTCGGTGGGGCGGTGGAAGCAGAGCACTCCCGCCGCCAGCCAGAGCGCCACCGGTATGCCGTACGGAATTCCGGTGGCGCCCTGCAGCCCGCGGCTGAGCAGGCCGATCAGCAGCAGGCCGAAGAGGGCTCCGGGAAGGTGCAGGGCCAGCCGGCCGAGGGCGGTCAGCCCGGTGCCGCGCTGGTGGGCGGTGTAGTGCACGCGGGTACCCGGGGCGTGGCGGTAGTCGAGATCGTCGTCGGGTTCGGGCACGGCCGTCACTCCTGGTCCGGTTCGACGGGGCTCCGGCCGTAGCCGGGCGGTTTCTCCCAGCGGGATTCCTCCCGCGGCGGCCGGGACTCCTCGGGCACCGGGTTGCCGCCGAGGGGCTGCGCGAGTACATCGGTGAGCGCCTTCACCGCGTGCCGGCGGGGTTCGGCCAGCTCGTGGTTCTCCGCCGTCTGCTCTTCGAACAGTTTGGTGACGAGCTTCAGCTGGGCGCTGATCAGGTTCCGCTGGTCCTCCCGGAGGTGGGCCATGAACTCCTTGGTCTCCTCGGGGTGCTGGCTGAGGTACCAGGCCCAGGCCCGGACCCCGCTCTGGTCCAGGAACCCCTCGTACAGGTCGGTGCGCTCCGCGCGCAGCCGGAGCAGTGCGTCACGGCGCCGGTCGGCGGCGGCGTCCACCTGGATTCCGTGCTGTTCGGTGAGGACGCTCTCGGCTGCCTGGTGGCCGATGGTCTGGAGGCGCGCCTGATGGGCGATCGCCTCCTGGTTCCGGCGCAGCCGCAGCGTCGAGGTGGTCCGCAGGCCGGCCGCCGTGCCCAGCGGCTCCCACAGCTCGGCCGCCGCCAGGAGTTCCGTCTCGGCAGCCGCACTGTCCACGATGTCGAACTTCCGGGCGACGGCGCGGGCGAGGCGTTCCAGCTCGCCCGTCAGCAGCCGGGGTACGTCGCGGCAGCCGCTGCGGACGAAGGCGACGGGATCGTGGACCTGCCACTGCATGTCCACGGTGGCCTGGAATTCCAGAGCGTCGTTCGCGCTGGGCAGGGTCAGTTCGTCCCGTACCGGGTGCAGGCCCGTGTCCACTTCGTAGACCGCGCTGTACCGGGCGGTCGCTCTGGGCCGGTGGGGCGGCTGGAAGACCAGGTATTCGCCCGTGTGGGTCGCGTAGACGAGACAGTGATCGAAGCGGGTCAGCCGTTTGCGGCGGAGATCCAGCCGGGCGAGCTGCCGGACGCTGATCACCGGGTCGATCAGCGGGGTGTGCCGGTCGGCTGTCTGTAACCAGTCGAAGTTGCTCGATGACATCTGGTTCTCCTTGTGGTCAGAGCCGGGAGAGGACCGTCAGCAGCCGCTCGGTGACCGCGGGACGCGGTCCGCCGTCGTCGCCGCGGATGGTGTGGAGGAGGTGCTCGATGCGCCGGTGCTCGGTGCCATCGGTGATGAGTCGCGGCAGCAGTGCGGCGAGGGCCCATTCGGTCGCGGGGTGCGCGTCGGCGGCCCTGATCCATCCGGTGAGGACGAGCAGGGCTTCGTGGGTGAAGTCCCGGTCGCCCAGGGCGGACCTCAGGAGCCGTGGTATCCCGGTGCTCACGGACCCGTTGTCATCTGACGCGTACCGGTCGAGGACGAGGGGGCGGCTGCCGGTGTCCTCGTCGGTGTGCCGGCAGGCCCCGAGGAAGCCGCGGACGGAGAGCTCGAACACGGACCGGTGGTCGTCCAGCGTCCGCAGCACCTCGTCCAGGACCCGGGTGGCAGCAGGCGACAGCAGGAGCAGTTCCACGGACTGGGCCAGCTCGGCTGCCAGCGTTCCGTCGGTTTCGGTGCCGTACTGCTTCCGTGCCTGTACACGCAGTGCGGCCAGTGCCGCCTCCGGCCGTTCGTGCCCCAGGAGTCCCTGGACCCGGACCCCCACCCAGCCGAGCCGGGGGTCCGAGCCGGCGGTCCAGTCGTCGGTGATCCGGAGGATGTTGGGGGCTCCAGCGCGGTGGGACAGGGCCAGGGCGGCGACCGCGCCGACCCGGAGTGCGGTCTTCCGGGACCTGGCCCAGGGCTCGATGACCAGCGCCATGGCCGAGGGCAGATCGGTGCCGGCCAGCGAGGCCACCGTCGCCGCCGCGCGGGTCCGTACGAACGGCCGGCCGTCTTCGGCGAGCCGGCCGAGCCAGGTCACCAGGGCGGGACGGGCCGACGGATGCCCCGTCCACACCTCGCCGAGCAGGACGCGGGCGGTGCGGTCGTCCTGGAAGGCGGCCTTGAGCTGGCGCACCGGGCCCCATTCGGTGGGTTCGACCCCGGGGTCGGTGCGGGCTCGGGCCCGTTCGATGCGGTCGCCGATATGGGTGCCGAACACGGGCACCGTCTTCGGTGCCTCGGAGTTCGCCGTCCGCTGGAGGAATGCGAAGAGCAGGTCGCTGAGCTCGGCGATCAGGGCGTACGGTCCGACGTCGAATGCGGCGAGGGCGATGAGGAACGCCTTTTCGCGCAGGTGGAGGTCGGCCTCGTCGGTCTCGAACCACTCCCGTACCTGCTGGACCACCGAGGCGAGCGAGGCCCGCCGGAGCGCATCTTCGTCCATCTCGCCCAGGGCGTACCGCCGGAGTTCCATGCAGTACGCGACCACTTCGCGCGGCTGAGGGCCGCGCGGCAGGAACTCGGACACGGCCTCGAGCGCCATCAAACGGTGCGCCGGGCCGGGCCCGACCGCCCGGTCCAGGTGGGACCGGAGGATGGCGGCGGCCGTCGGAGGGTTCCAGGGCCAGGTGCGGACATCGTCCTCCACCCAGGGCCGCAGTCCGGTGGTGATGACCAGGAAGCCGCCGTGCTTCCGCAGGTGGTTGCGGATCGCCAGCAGATGCGTCTCGCGGAGCGGATCGGTGGGAGTGGTCCGCAGATCGCACAGGGCGTGCCCCGGGACCTTTCCCTTGCCCAGCCGCTCCAGCAGCTCCCCGGGCCGAACGGTCCGGTCGACCGCGTGGACCGGGGTGGCACCGAGCCGGTGCAGCAGCATCAGGGCGGCGGTGCGCCGGCCGGTGAACGGTGCCCCGGTCAACACCAGGACCTGCTCCTTCTCAAGGCGCTCCCGCAGGGTTTCGAAGGAGGTGCCCTCGGTGACGAAGGTCAGGGCCCGCGCGTCCAGTTCCTCGCCGGGGATTTCACCGGACGACTGGGTGGGGCCGGACCGGCCGAACTGGTAGTAGACGTCCCCGACGATCTGGTCGGCGACCACCCCGTGGTTCACCCCGTCGAACGACAGGGTGCGGGGGAGGTGCCGGCGGAGGGTCTGCCGGGTGTCCCAGGCCGCCTGCGGTGCCGGCTCCTGCTCCTCGGCCTTCGCTCCGCCTTCCCTGTCCTCGCTGGGCTCGGCGGTGTCCTTTTCCTCCGCTGCCGGCTTCTGCGCCGGCGGCTCGCCCGGTTCGGGAGTGCTCATCCGCGGTCACCACGGTCCGTGGGCATGGAGATTCCGCCGTTGATCACACCACCCTGAACGATGGGGCCGTTGATCTGATGGGCAACGATCCCGTTGTTGGTGCCGTGGAAATCGACCTGGCCGCCACCGGAGGAACCGGAACCGGACGCCGTGCGGCCGGCGCGGAGCCGGTGCGGCTCCGGTGCCGGGGCCGCCGCCGACACAGCGGCCGGCAGCGGCCCGTACAGCCAGGCCTTCAGCGGGCCGTTCTTGCTGTTCACGGTGAACTCGTGGAATGCGGACCGCGGGATTCCGGTGTGGTCGTGGCGGACGATGCCCGTGTACACGGACTCGGACACGCACAGGGCGATGTCCTCGGTGCGCTCGCGGAGCGCGGCCCGCAGGCCGTCGGCGTCCAGCAGCCGGAACGCGAGGTTGAGGTCGTCGCCGACCCCGCCGTCGTTGGCATCCACCGTCACGAAGCCGGTCGCCACCACGGCGCGCAGCCGGATCTGGGCCGCGCTGGACGCCATCCGGTTCACCGACCGCAGCTGGGCCGGTGCCTCGGTGAGCAGCACCCGCAGCAGTGCGGTCAGGGGTGCGTTCGCGTCGATCATGACCAGTACACCGTCGCCCCGGTCGTCGCGCCGGTGGTGCGTCTGGTCGATGCCCGCCTCTTGCAGGACGCGGTCGAGCACGTCGTAGAGCATCCGGCGGAGGTACGCCTGCTCCACATCGTCCCGGTCGCTGAACTTCTCGATGTCGAGCAGGAGCAGGTTGCGATTGAGCGGGTGGGCCATGACTGCCTCTCGTGGTCGCGTGCCATGCGCGTGCCGTGCGAGAAACAGGGTGCGGGCACGCCCAGGCCTGCGGTGAGGGCAGATGACGCAGTCGGACTGTGACCGTGTGCACTGAACGCTCAGGTGCCGGTGCGGCCGATCCGCCGGAGCACGTCCGGCCGTACGATCACCAGCGCGCGGCGGCCGGTGCTGACGACCCCGCGGTCGCGGAGCTCCTTCAGCTGCCGCTGGACCATTTCGCGGGAGGCCAGGACCGCGCCCGCGAGCTCCTGCTTGGTGAGCGGAACACTGATTTCCACACCGCTGTCGGTGCGGCGGCCATGGGTGCGGGCGAGGTCCAGCAGCAGGGTGGCCAGCCGCTCGCGCACGCTCATGGAGGCGAACTCCAGCTGTCTGCGGTCTGCGGCCCGGGTCCGGTCGGCGGACAGGCCGAGCAGGGTGAGGGAGACGGCGGGGGAGCGGGCGAGGAAGTCCTGGAAACCGCGATGGTCGATGGCCACGGCCCGTACGGGTTCCAGCGCCGTGACGGTGGCGGAGCGCGGGCGGCCGGTGACCGCGGCGGATTCGCCGACGATGTCCCCCGGGCCGCGCAAGGCGAGCAGCGCCTGGTAACCGCTGGCGGCGGAGGCCGTCACCTTGGTCCAGCCGGTGAGGATCAACAGGATGTGCGTGGAGGGTTCGTGCTGCTGGATCAGCGGGGCTCGTGGTGCGAACGTGAGTTCTCGGCCCAGGTTGCGTAAGGCCGTGGCCTCTGCGTTTTCCAGGCGGGCCAGGAACGGGACGCGGTCGTTCAGCCCGCCGTCGCCCGGGAGGTGTGCCGAGTCGTCCATGCGAATCCCCCGATCATCAGGGCGGTCAATGTACTGACCGGGGGGCCGG
This window harbors:
- a CDS encoding Crp/Fnr family transcriptional regulator; translation: MDDSAHLPGDGGLNDRVPFLARLENAEATALRNLGRELTFAPRAPLIQQHEPSTHILLILTGWTKVTASAASGYQALLALRGPGDIVGESAAVTGRPRSATVTALEPVRAVAIDHRGFQDFLARSPAVSLTLLGLSADRTRAADRRQLEFASMSVRERLATLLLDLARTHGRRTDSGVEISVPLTKQELAGAVLASREMVQRQLKELRDRGVVSTGRRALVIVRPDVLRRIGRTGT